In a single window of the Mesoplodon densirostris isolate mMesDen1 chromosome 18, mMesDen1 primary haplotype, whole genome shotgun sequence genome:
- the MEIOC gene encoding meiosis-specific coiled-coil domain-containing protein MEIOC: protein MEVSGGDARPPSYPPGLRKGPEPKVALRGGANRCRNLSAEASSRVMLTGSPSFYDCYKSQSEDSVDLRQTYAPLSSSTEYASSVDSSLFYAPWSVYGDDIKQPSNSQINVKNRIQTERNDYGSETDLYGLVSNILEEQDKSQPCFTEGTCSSNLKSVWPVNTSRFADHHDLLTETKRPIDTAISQQAFYTSESVSTVEKQYLHNSNLIPQQKIDELSHGFTGLDLEEQWMYPSRSDHSNCYSIQTNDTAKTTFQEHLSIKNCFTPHIGLSDIMKESGVDTYSYGREKICAKGLEAPLQQKRAEMFLSQFNRYNENADYCRYPEYAYPNKAKLNKCSNFSVQDSKKLASGTPETPTVEADTYTKLFQVKPANQKKMEATIPDQQNFTFPKTIPYLPEKQFAKEAFTSDFALKSEYGLKPHTACPANDHFVNVTEKQQFTKPDPPNSEYFRSVNLLANSAASSGGINLNRPTWMNIQTKNNTLIPYQNQGNLMKLNTHLSAASKGSNHSSDFLQLSSTNLTANSNLFQKYCQENPSAFSSCDFGYNGAERIQSVSHMEGLTKTGEENLFESVTDKKIKQPNGFCGNYSAQQYGTIENVNKHNFQAMPQSGHYDPEEGPKHLDSSSQNTYQDLLESQGHFNSHRQGSGDNNINSRVNRTQVSCFSNNYMMGDLRHNQSFQQLGSNGFPLRSTHPLGHSVVPLLDSYDLSYDDLSHLYLYFNDMMYGDNSFSGFVPTFGFQRPVKTRSGPASELHIRLEECYEQWRALEKERKKTELDLAKNYPGKKVSSTNNTPIPRLTSNPSRVDRLIVDELREQARVVTLLGKMERLRSSPLHASISTALDRHLESVHIVQSRRKDEIVNASNRQKQGVPRCQDDRDVFALASAIKEMCVATRKARTTLWCALQMTLPKTASTAGQRDVEKALQDIVNCEDKVHESVNSSNPMNQRGEANKH, encoded by the exons ATGGAGGTGAGCGGCGGAGACGCCCGTCCGCCCTCTTACCCCCCAGGCCTGAGGAAGGGACCTGAG CCGAAAGTCGCGTTACGTGGAGGTGCGAATCGCTGCAGGAACCTCAGTGCCGAGGCCAGCAGTCGCGTGATGTTGACTGGCTCCCCTTCCTTCTATGATTGCTACAAGTCGCAG AGTGAAGACAGTGTTGACCTAAGGCAGACCTATGCTCCACTTTCTTCATCAACAGAATATGCAAGTTCTGTAGATTCTTCACTTTTCTATGCACCATGGTCTGTGTATGGAGATGATATTAAACAGCCCTCTAATTCTCAGATCAATGTAAAGAACag GATTCAAACAGAAAGAAATGACTATGGTAGTGAAACAGACTTATATGGACTTGTGTCTAACATTTTGGAAGAGCAAGATAAATCACAGCCATGTTTCACTGAGGG GACCTGCTCCTCCAATTTAAAGTCAGTTTGGCCAGTGAACACAAGCAGATTTGCAGATCACCATGACCTCTTAACAGAAACCAAAAGGCCAATAGATACAGCCATCTCTCAGCAAGCTTTTTATACTAGTGAATCTGTGTCAACAGTGGAGAAGCAGTACCTGCATAATAGTAATCTGATACCACAACAAAAGATAGATGAACTTTCTCATGGATTTACTGGTTTAGACCTTGAAGAACAATGGATGTACCCCTCACGAAGTGATCATTCTAACTGTTACAGTATTCAGACAAATGATACAGCTAAGACGACATTTCAAGAACATCTGTCTATCAAAAACTGTTTTACACCACACATTGGTCTGTCTGACATCATGAAAGAATCAGGAGTTGATACCTACTCttatggaagagaaaaaatatgtgCTAAAGGTCTTGAAGCACCATTACAGCAAAAGAGGGCAGAGATGTTTCTTTCCCAATTTAATAGATACAATGAAAATGCAGATTATTGTAGATACCCAGAATATGCTTATCCTAATAAGGCTAAGCTGAATAAGTGTTCAAATTTTAGTGTCCAAGATAGTAAAAAATTAGCCAGTGGCACACCTGAAACACCAACTGTAGAAGCAGACACCTACACAAAGTTATTTCAGGTTAAACcagcaaatcagaaaaaaatggaggcaacaATACCTGACCAGCAGAATTTCACATTTCCAAAAACTATACCATATCTGCCAGAAAAACAGTTTGCAAAGGAAGCATTTACTTCTGATTTTGCCTTAAAATCAGAATATGGACTAAAACCTCACACAGCTTGTCCAGCTAATGATCATTTTGTTAATGTCACAGAAAAGCAACAGTTTACTAAACCTGACCCCCCAAATTCTGAGTATTTTAGGTCAGTGAATTTACTAGCAAACTCAGCAGCATCTTCAGGTGGTATCAACTTAAACAGACCAACTTGGATGAAtatccaaacaaaaaataacactcTTATTCCTTATCAAAATCAAGGTAACTTGATGAAATTAAATACTCATTTAAGTGCAGCTTCAAAAGGTTCTAACCATTCTTCAGATTTCCTGCAACTATCATCTACAAATTTAACAGCAAATAGCAATTTATTTCAGAAGTATTGCCAAGAAAACCCTTCAGCATTTTctagttgtgattttggttaTAATGGTGCAGAAAGAATTCAATCTGTCAGTCACATGGAAGGACTGACAAAGACTGGAGAAGAAAATCTCTTTGAATCTGTTactgataaaaaaataaagcagccaAATGGATTTTGTGGTAACTATTCAGCTCAGCAGTATGGGACCAttgaaaatgtaaacaaacataATTTTCAGGCTATGCCCCAGAGTGGCCATTATGACCCTGAGGAAGGGCCAAAGCATTTAGATAGCTCATCTCAAAATACATATCAAGATCTGTTGGAGTCACAGGGTCATTTTAATAGCCACAGACAGGGAAGTGGAGACAACAATATTAACAGCCGTGTGAATCGCACACAGGTGTCATGCTTTTCTAATAATTATATGATGGGAGATTTAAGGCACAATCAGAGTTTTCAACAACTTGGTTCAAATGGGTTTCCCCTAAGATCCACACACCCACTTGGCCATTCAGTTGTTCCACTGTTGGATTCCTATGATTTGTCTTATGATGACTTAAGCCATTTATACCTATATTTTAATGATATGATGTATGGTGATAATTCCTTTTCTGGTTTCGTGCCAACTTTTGGATTTCAAAGACCAGTTAAAACCCGTAGTGGACCAGCCAGTGAACTTCATATTCGTCTAGAAGAGTGCTATGAACAATGGAGAGcattagaaaaggagagaaaaaag ACTGAATTGGACCTTGCCAAAAATTATCCAGGGAAAAAGGTATCGAGTACTAATAATACTCCAATTCCAAGGCTGACCTCCAACCCATCTAGAGTTGATCGCTTAATTGTGGATGAACTTCGAGAACAAGCCAGA GTTGTGACTTTACTGGGCAAAATGGAAAGGCTTCGAAGCTCTCCCCTTCATGCCAGTATCTCTACAGCTCTTGATAGACACTTGGAGTCCGTTCACATTGTACAGTCACGTAGAAAGGACGAAATTGTTAATGCTTCAAATCGGCAAAAGCAAGGTGTTCCTAGATGCCAAGATGACAGAG ATGTTTTTGCCCTTGCTTCAGCAATTAAAGAGATGTGTGTGGCTACTCGGAAAGCACGCACTACCCTGTGGTGTGCACTGCAGATGACCTTGCCCAAAACAGCCAGTACAGCTGGCCAAAGAGATGTGGAAAAGGCTTTACAAGATATAGTAAACTGTGAAGATAAAGTCCATGAAAGCGTAAATAGTAGCAATCCAATGAACCAGAGAGGTGAAGCAAACAAACATTAA
- the CCDC43 gene encoding coiled-coil domain-containing protein 43 gives MAAPSAVAVATSGESDGGGSGFESWLDGRLEALGVDRAVYGAYILGVLQEEEEEEKLDALQGILSAFLEEDSLLNICKEIVERWSETQNVVTKVKKEDEVQAIATLIEKQAQIVVKPRMVSEEEKQRKAALLAQYADVTDEEDEADEKDDSGATMMSIGSEKSLFRNTNLEDVLNARKLERDSLRDESQRKKEQDKLQRERDKLAKQERKEKEKKRTQRGERKR, from the exons ATGGCGGCGCCCAGCGCAGTGGCCGTTGCTACCTCCGGCGAGAGCGATGGAGGGGGCAGCGGCTTTGAATCGTGGCTAGACGGACGGTTGGAGGCGCTGGGAGTGGACCGAGCCGTTTACGGTGCCTACATCCTGGGTGTCcttcaggaggaggaggaagaggagaagctgGACGCTCTGCAGGGTATCCTCTCTGCTTTCCTG GAAGAAGATTCCCTTCTTAACATCTGCAAGGAGATTGTGGAGCGATGGTCGGAAACTCAGAATGTTGTCACCAAAGTGAAAAAAGAAG ATGAGGTCCAGGCCATTGCCACCCTCATTGAGAAGCAGGCGCAGATTGTGGTGAAGCCCAGGATGGTGTCAGAAGAGGAGAAGCAGAGGAAAGCTGCGCTCCTGGCGCAATATGCTGACGTGACAGACGAAGAGGA TGAAGCAGATGAGAAGGATGATTCAGGTGCCACCATGATGAGCATTGGTTCTGAGAAAT CTCTGTTTCGAAACACCAACTTGGAAGATGTCCTTAATGCCCGAAAACTGGAGCGAGACTCTCTTCGGGATGAGTCCCAAAGGAAGAAGGAACAGGACAAGCTGCAGAGGGAGAGGGACAAGCTAGCCAAGCAGGAGcgcaaggaaaaggaaaagaaaaggactcAAAGAGGAGAGCGAAAGCGATAA